Genomic window (Myxococcales bacterium):
GATCGCCAGCTCGCCGATCAGGTACAGCTCGCCCATGGCGTAGACCGCGCGCGCGCGCTCGGGCTGGGACCAGACCCGCCCGTCGGGGCTGATCGACGGATCGCCGTCCCACTCCTGGACCTCGCCGAAGTGCGGCGTGCCACCGCCGAGCAGCCGCAGCGTCCCGACGGCCGCGGCGCACTGGCGCCCGTCGGCGGTGTAGACCGCGAGCGCGCGCCCGGCCCAGTCGGCCGCGACCGGCGCCTTGGACGCGGCGCGCAGCGCGTACTTGTGCGTGCCCTGGAACGGGCCGCTGATCGGGCCGGTGCCCCACGCGTCGCTGGCGTCGCCGCTGATGACGACGTGGTGGTGGCCGTCGACCTCGACCACCAGCGCGATCGGATCGGCGCCGAGCGCGACCGGGCCACCGACGACGCTGCGCACCATCTCCTCGCGTGCGATCTGGAGGCCGCCGGCGCCCTTGGTGAGCACCAGGCGCTTGGGGCCCTCGTCGGCGAAGCGCCCCTGCTTGAACGACTGGACCAGCTCGATCGTCGGCGCCGCCGCGCTGCCGCCGACCTTGACGTCGCGCGCGGCCACCGTCATCGGCCGCGCGAACATCTTCTGGCGATCGGCCAGCCAGCCCGGGCGATCGAACCGCCACGTGCGCGCGCCGACCCGCTTGATGCCCTCCATCTTGTCGGCGTAGAGCGCCTGGTAGCCGGCGAAGTCGCCGCCGTTCTGCGCGGCCAGCCACGCGTCGACGACCTTGCGCGCTCCGGCCTCGTCGACCGGCGCCAGCGCCGGCAGCGCCGCCTCCGTCGCGGACCCGGACCCGCCGCCCGTCCCCGTCCCCGCGGCCGACCCCGCGGCCGACCCGCCGCCCGGCGCCTCCTCCTTCTTCTTGCTGCAGGCCGCGAGCGTGAGCGCGGCCGCGGCCACGTAATAGATGGTGCGCGTGCTGATCATGGACCTCTCCTTCACGGGAGGCCCACTGTACGTCAGCTCACTCCACCGCCGCCGCCTTCTCGCCCGGCAACCACCACAGGACCGGGACGCGGGCGTTGTCGAGGGCGAAGTTGGCGTAGTCGCCGCTGATCCGGAAGTGATCGCGCTCGACGGTCTCGATCTCTCCGATCGCCCAGAACCGCTGGTCGTACGCTTCGGCCTCATTCGCGGGGCCGGTCTTGGAGTCGCGGTAGGTGATCACCCGCTGGCCTGCGTGCAGGTCGTCGGGGCGCGCCGGCCGGGTCCGGTACGCCACGGTCGGGCGACCGACGTGGGCACCCACCGGCGAGACCCAGCCGTCCCGACCCCAGCGCAGCGGCTGGAGGCCGTCGTCGGTCTCGACGAACCAGGTCCACGGGCGCAGGCAGTGATCGTGCTTCGACGCGCAGTCCTGCTTGGAGCTGGTGAGCGGCGTCTCGTCGGTGACCACCCGAGGCTGGCCGGCGCTGTCGACCTGG
Coding sequences:
- a CDS encoding nuclear transport factor 2 family protein; the protein is MISTRTIYYVAAAALTLAACSKKKEEAPGGGSAAGSAAGTGTGGGSGSATEAALPALAPVDEAGARKVVDAWLAAQNGGDFAGYQALYADKMEGIKRVGARTWRFDRPGWLADRQKMFARPMTVAARDVKVGGSAAAPTIELVQSFKQGRFADEGPKRLVLTKGAGGLQIAREEMVRSVVGGPVALGADPIALVVEVDGHHHVVISGDASDAWGTGPISGPFQGTHKYALRAASKAPVAADWAGRALAVYTADGRQCAAAVGTLRLLGGGTPHFGEVQEWDGDPSISPDGRVWSQPERARAVYAMGELYLIGELAITGDCVPAYATAATAQAVAGTIAPDDAARTAAAVAAFRRLPAYVELQKSFADDFEGKGPWAPSPTVRAYQVGARRYLVVTASEGSGCGDFEGRLAAVFADDAGALTLVSNPADGFVRVDALVDGDGDGQVELIGAVADFSAVTSHFTPVAGGFAPTTTVTFPFNDCGC